The Virgibacillus dokdonensis genome includes a window with the following:
- a CDS encoding S8 family serine peptidase, whose amino-acid sequence MRFTPAIKRSFMILLIFLLTFSSFSTIHAVEQLPEMKNKPDVSSEPLKQTENPDEKTRVIVEVEDEPAIEKATKKGIMFNQMPKNEKEKLENDAKKKQKSVKEEMKQKKVDVTYHEEFTTVVNGFSAEVKQGDLDKIKEIKNVKKVHTVNEYERPIAKPDMKYSKELVEAQQAWREYDFKGEGMVIGIIDTGIDPTHQDMAISNEQTADLSEEEVEQVVNDESLPGKFYNEKVPYGYNYMDKNDEIREIHANANYHGMHVAGTVGANGDEENSGVIGVAPEAQLLALKVFGNDPEMRSTFGDIYVKAIDDAIKLGVDALNLSLGSPAGYVNNDSPEQQAVSRAVENGVLMSISAGNSALFGDGFAYPDVNNPDYGVAGSPGVSDDSLQVASFENTFMQVDQLAYTIDDQQGTAAFLSAGNTEPKPDGTSYSLFHAGLGQPEDFEGKDVEGKFALMQRGELAFTDKVINAQNAGAAGAIIYNNTDGIVNMATEAEITIPQLFMLKSDGDKLAQAIAEEKQVNIAFTGDSATIDNPDAGKMSAFTSWGLTPNLDFKPEITAPGGQIYSTLNDNKYGLMSGTSMAAPHVAGGGALVLQRVDEEFGYEKADRIALAKNMMMNTAKQVQFEEEPVSPRRQGSGIMQLHAALTTPIVVTESNTKEAKVALKQITEDRVSFELTAENFQDTAVSYEVNANAQTDTSANSGDDLVTAPNLLPSNDLGDAVTINGKKQATIEVPANGKTTFTVTVDVSSVNNELAKVFTNGYWLEGFVTLTDPTDTYPELTVPYVGFKGDWDAASIFDAPVWEEDSFYGMTGVVTSTGEDKNGDMQYNFLGEDLNTGDINPEKIAFSPNDDGVKDDALPILSFLRNAKDAKFTVLDEQGKKVRTIRLESHISKNYYDSGKGAYYSISSDRAWDGKVKGKMAPEGKYYLQAEAKVDYEGAEWQKLKLPVILDTTAPEVEATYNFDNEMLTVTAKDAKKGSGVASWEIFVNDEPVLEEPYVNGEKEHPLSVDEDAKITVKVTDYAGNETEVEAEMQEPDKTAPDLRLLAPENLGAHDKREVVFSGYVTDETDVKEVTVDGKKAKLEFNEEKDRYEFSLPVKHKKGGYYFKRVKAVDTLGNETEIGRRYFVDTKEAKLNVKGKKKTKQDTITVKARVRDNFDDINVFVDGDHVYTHELSQPYGDNRFDELVEVELDLEDGKNEFEFKVVDVAGNETVKTHEVTKQKESKEDEEDKDDDKDGGIEDNFFSYLFSQLWIMFGKLWSIFG is encoded by the coding sequence ATGAGGTTTACACCGGCAATAAAACGTTCTTTTATGATTTTATTAATATTTTTACTCACTTTTAGTAGTTTTTCAACTATCCACGCCGTCGAGCAATTGCCAGAAATGAAGAACAAGCCTGATGTTTCGTCTGAACCATTAAAACAAACAGAAAATCCAGATGAGAAAACGCGTGTTATTGTAGAGGTAGAGGATGAACCGGCGATTGAAAAGGCAACGAAAAAAGGTATTATGTTTAATCAAATGCCGAAAAATGAAAAAGAAAAACTGGAAAACGATGCCAAGAAAAAGCAAAAGTCGGTAAAAGAAGAAATGAAACAGAAAAAAGTCGATGTAACGTATCATGAAGAATTTACAACAGTTGTAAATGGCTTTAGTGCTGAAGTAAAACAAGGCGATCTCGATAAAATAAAAGAGATTAAAAATGTTAAAAAGGTGCATACGGTAAATGAATATGAGCGCCCAATTGCTAAGCCAGATATGAAGTATAGTAAAGAACTAGTAGAAGCACAGCAGGCTTGGAGGGAATATGATTTTAAAGGTGAGGGCATGGTTATCGGTATTATTGATACTGGTATTGATCCAACTCACCAGGATATGGCTATATCTAACGAGCAAACGGCGGATTTATCTGAAGAAGAGGTCGAACAAGTCGTAAATGACGAGTCGCTTCCAGGTAAATTTTATAACGAAAAAGTTCCATATGGCTATAATTATATGGATAAAAATGATGAAATAAGAGAAATACATGCAAATGCAAATTACCATGGCATGCATGTAGCAGGTACGGTTGGAGCTAATGGGGATGAAGAAAATAGTGGTGTCATCGGGGTGGCACCAGAAGCGCAGCTACTTGCACTAAAAGTGTTTGGAAATGACCCTGAAATGCGATCTACTTTTGGTGATATTTATGTAAAAGCGATTGATGATGCGATTAAGCTTGGCGTAGATGCGTTAAATTTGAGTTTAGGATCACCCGCAGGCTATGTAAATAATGATTCTCCTGAACAACAGGCTGTTTCTCGTGCCGTAGAAAATGGCGTTCTTATGTCTATTTCTGCAGGAAATTCTGCTTTATTTGGAGATGGGTTTGCTTATCCAGATGTAAATAACCCAGATTACGGTGTAGCAGGCTCGCCTGGTGTTTCTGATGATTCGCTTCAGGTTGCTTCGTTTGAAAATACGTTTATGCAAGTAGATCAGTTAGCGTATACGATAGATGATCAACAAGGTACAGCAGCCTTTCTGTCGGCAGGTAACACGGAGCCTAAGCCAGATGGTACTTCTTATTCTCTCTTTCATGCTGGGCTTGGACAGCCAGAAGATTTTGAAGGCAAAGATGTAGAAGGGAAATTTGCCCTAATGCAACGTGGAGAATTGGCGTTTACAGATAAAGTAATTAACGCGCAAAATGCGGGAGCTGCTGGCGCAATTATTTATAATAACACAGATGGTATTGTTAATATGGCAACTGAAGCTGAAATTACCATCCCACAGTTATTTATGTTAAAGAGTGATGGAGATAAGCTCGCACAGGCTATTGCAGAAGAAAAGCAAGTAAATATTGCTTTTACAGGCGATAGTGCAACGATAGACAACCCAGATGCTGGAAAAATGAGCGCATTTACTTCTTGGGGACTTACTCCAAATCTAGACTTTAAACCAGAAATTACAGCCCCAGGTGGACAAATTTATTCTACATTAAATGATAATAAATATGGTTTAATGAGCGGAACATCGATGGCTGCACCACATGTAGCAGGAGGAGGGGCTCTTGTTTTACAGCGTGTGGATGAGGAATTTGGATATGAGAAGGCTGATCGGATTGCATTAGCCAAAAATATGATGATGAATACGGCAAAGCAAGTACAGTTTGAAGAAGAACCAGTATCTCCACGCCGACAAGGTTCTGGTATAATGCAACTTCACGCGGCACTTACTACCCCTATAGTTGTGACAGAATCTAACACGAAAGAAGCCAAGGTCGCTTTAAAACAAATAACAGAAGATCGCGTGTCTTTTGAACTAACAGCTGAAAATTTCCAAGATACAGCTGTATCCTATGAAGTGAATGCAAATGCGCAAACAGATACGTCTGCAAACAGTGGAGATGATCTCGTTACAGCTCCAAATCTATTACCGTCTAATGATTTAGGAGACGCTGTGACCATTAATGGGAAAAAACAAGCTACGATTGAAGTACCTGCAAACGGAAAGACAACTTTTACGGTAACCGTTGATGTAAGTTCTGTCAACAACGAGTTAGCAAAAGTATTTACAAATGGTTACTGGTTAGAAGGATTTGTTACATTAACCGATCCGACAGACACATATCCAGAACTAACGGTTCCATATGTCGGTTTTAAAGGTGATTGGGATGCAGCTTCGATTTTTGATGCGCCAGTATGGGAAGAAGATTCATTTTATGGTATGACAGGGGTTGTAACTTCAACTGGCGAAGATAAAAATGGTGATATGCAATATAATTTTTTAGGAGAAGATTTAAATACAGGTGACATTAACCCTGAGAAGATCGCCTTTTCTCCAAATGATGATGGTGTAAAAGATGATGCGCTTCCGATATTGTCATTTTTAAGAAATGCAAAGGATGCCAAGTTTACTGTACTGGATGAACAAGGAAAGAAAGTTCGTACCATTCGTTTAGAGTCTCATATTAGTAAAAACTATTATGACTCTGGAAAAGGAGCCTATTATTCTATTTCGTCAGATCGTGCTTGGGATGGAAAAGTGAAGGGGAAGATGGCCCCAGAAGGAAAATACTATTTACAAGCAGAAGCAAAGGTTGATTATGAAGGTGCCGAATGGCAGAAGCTAAAGCTTCCAGTAATTTTAGATACAACTGCTCCAGAAGTAGAAGCAACGTATAATTTTGATAATGAAATGCTTACTGTAACAGCAAAAGATGCTAAAAAAGGGAGTGGCGTCGCTTCTTGGGAGATTTTCGTAAATGATGAACCTGTGTTAGAAGAACCGTATGTGAATGGAGAAAAGGAACATCCTTTATCCGTCGATGAAGATGCAAAAATAACAGTAAAAGTGACAGACTATGCAGGAAATGAAACGGAAGTAGAAGCAGAAATGCAAGAGCCTGATAAAACCGCACCGGACTTACGTTTGCTTGCTCCAGAAAATCTAGGGGCTCATGATAAAAGAGAAGTTGTTTTCTCTGGTTATGTAACAGATGAAACGGATGTAAAGGAAGTAACAGTCGATGGAAAAAAAGCAAAGCTTGAATTTAATGAAGAAAAAGACCGTTATGAATTTTCCTTACCCGTGAAACATAAAAAGGGCGGGTATTATTTTAAACGGGTGAAAGCAGTGGACACGCTTGGCAACGAAACAGAAATAGGCCGACGCTATTTTGTCGATACGAAGGAAGCTAAATTAAATGTAAAAGGAAAAAAGAAAACAAAGCAAGATACAATTACTGTAAAAGCAAGAGTTCGCGACAACTTTGACGATATTAATGTATTTGTTGATGGCGACCATGTCTATACACATGAGCTTTCCCAACCTTATGGTGATAACCGTTTCGATGAGCTTGTCGAAGTAGAACTAGACTTAGAGGATGGGAAAAACGAATTTGAGTTTAAAGTCGTCGATGTAGCCGGAAATGAAACAGTTAAAACGCACGAAGTAACAAAACAAAAAGAGAGCAAAGAAGACGAAGAGGATAAAGATGATGATAAAGACGGAGGCATAGAGGACAACTTCTTTTCCTATCTATTTTCCCAATTATGGATCATGTTCGGTAAATTATGGTCGATTTTTGGTTAA
- the gndA gene encoding NADP-dependent phosphogluconate dehydrogenase — MEKQQIGVIGLAVMGKNLALNIESRGYSVAVYNRSSDKTDAFLANEAKGKQFKGAKSIDEFVASLEKPRKILLMVKAGAATDATIESLLPHLDKGDILIDGGNTLYEDTIRRNKELVKSGVHFIGTGVSGGEEGALKGPSIMPGGQKEAHELVAPIFEAIAAKVDGAACTTYIGPDGAGHYVKMVHNGIEYGDMQLIAEAYFILKHVLGMEADELHEVFAEWNEGELDSYLIEITADIFTKKDEETNQPLVDVILDTAGQKGTGKWTSKNALDLGVPLPLITESVFARFISAMKDERVHASAQLHGPEKKPFIGDRKELIEAVRKALYMSKICSYAQGFAQMRAQSEENDWDLNYGDIAMIWRGGCIIRAQFLQKIKDAYDRTPDLANLLLDPYFKEIVENYQDALREVVAVAIKQGIAVPAFSSAIAYYDSYRSADLPANLVQAQRDYFGAHTYQRKDKTGIFHTNWF; from the coding sequence ATGGAAAAACAACAAATCGGCGTAATCGGTCTAGCAGTAATGGGTAAGAACTTAGCGTTAAATATTGAAAGTCGTGGTTATTCGGTTGCTGTTTATAACCGTTCAAGTGATAAAACAGATGCTTTCTTAGCCAATGAGGCAAAAGGAAAACAATTTAAAGGTGCAAAATCGATTGACGAATTTGTTGCATCATTAGAAAAGCCTAGAAAAATTTTATTAATGGTTAAAGCAGGAGCTGCTACGGATGCTACGATTGAATCACTTCTTCCTCACTTGGATAAAGGCGATATTTTAATTGATGGTGGAAATACACTTTATGAAGACACGATTCGTCGTAATAAAGAACTAGTAAAATCAGGGGTCCATTTTATTGGAACAGGGGTCTCCGGTGGTGAAGAAGGAGCATTAAAAGGTCCTTCCATAATGCCAGGTGGTCAAAAAGAAGCCCATGAATTAGTGGCTCCCATCTTTGAAGCTATTGCAGCTAAAGTAGATGGAGCAGCATGTACCACATATATTGGCCCTGATGGTGCTGGACACTATGTAAAAATGGTGCATAATGGTATTGAATATGGCGATATGCAGTTGATAGCTGAAGCTTATTTTATTTTAAAACATGTCCTCGGTATGGAAGCAGACGAGTTACATGAAGTGTTTGCTGAATGGAATGAAGGAGAATTAGATAGCTATCTTATTGAAATAACGGCAGATATTTTTACGAAGAAAGATGAAGAAACAAATCAGCCACTAGTAGATGTTATTTTAGATACAGCAGGACAGAAGGGAACAGGAAAGTGGACAAGTAAAAATGCATTAGACTTAGGTGTACCTCTTCCTTTAATCACGGAGTCTGTATTTGCCAGGTTTATTTCTGCGATGAAGGATGAGCGTGTACATGCAAGTGCACAGTTGCATGGACCTGAGAAAAAGCCATTCATTGGTGATCGAAAAGAGCTTATTGAAGCAGTTAGAAAGGCCTTATATATGAGTAAGATTTGCTCATATGCTCAAGGATTTGCGCAAATGCGTGCGCAATCGGAAGAAAATGACTGGGATCTAAATTATGGCGATATTGCGATGATTTGGCGTGGTGGATGTATTATTCGTGCGCAATTCCTACAAAAAATTAAAGATGCGTACGACAGAACACCTGACTTAGCGAATTTATTACTGGATCCATATTTTAAAGAGATTGTAGAAAATTATCAAGATGCTTTACGAGAAGTCGTCGCAGTTGCAATTAAGCAAGGTATTGCTGTTCCTGCTTTTTCTAGCGCAATTGCTTATTACGACAGTTATCGTTCTGCGGATTTACCAGCTAATTTAGTGCAAGCCCAACGTGATTATTTTGGTGCTCATACGTATCAACGAAAAGATAAAACAGGCATTTTCCACACCAACTGGTTTTAA
- a CDS encoding glycosyltransferase family 4 protein gives MINYVDFMIAFVIAAATSFLLTYPVKKFAVFVGAVDFPNYRKIHTKVTPRLGGLAIFLGMGAGLLYLQPSHPHLAEIAAGAVVIIVTGALDDRFGIQPVVKLTGQLIAASFLVSSGLIIEKLTLPLFGTVELGFASVLITVFWVVGITNAINLIDGLDGLATGVTTIALISISVMAFIDMQMMVAYLCVTLIGSNLGFLYHNFYPAKIYMGDTGSNFLGYMIAVVSMLGLFKNVALFSFVIPIIVLAVPIFDTLFAIARRAYNKENIMMPDNKHIHYQLLQAGYSHRKTVLIIYGFSALFGTLAVLFSNASITVSFIITVIVLILLHLFAEMAGIVMGGKRPVLRMLRLLVTRKKKNR, from the coding sequence ATGATAAATTATGTAGACTTTATGATAGCTTTTGTCATTGCAGCTGCCACTTCTTTTCTATTGACCTATCCGGTGAAAAAATTTGCCGTTTTTGTGGGCGCTGTAGATTTCCCGAACTATCGAAAAATACATACGAAGGTAACGCCTCGTTTAGGTGGTTTAGCTATATTTTTAGGAATGGGAGCAGGGTTATTATATTTACAGCCGAGCCATCCACACTTAGCTGAAATAGCTGCTGGAGCAGTAGTTATTATAGTAACTGGTGCATTAGATGACCGATTTGGCATCCAACCAGTTGTGAAGTTAACCGGACAATTAATTGCAGCTTCCTTTTTAGTTTCTTCAGGACTAATTATTGAAAAATTAACGCTTCCACTTTTTGGAACAGTAGAATTGGGATTTGCCAGTGTATTAATTACGGTATTCTGGGTGGTAGGAATTACAAACGCTATAAATTTAATTGATGGCTTAGATGGTTTAGCAACAGGGGTAACAACGATTGCTTTAATTAGCATTAGCGTAATGGCATTTATTGATATGCAAATGATGGTTGCGTATTTATGCGTTACCTTAATAGGGAGTAACCTTGGTTTTTTATACCATAATTTTTACCCTGCTAAAATTTATATGGGGGATACGGGATCTAATTTTTTAGGTTATATGATAGCTGTCGTTTCCATGCTCGGTTTATTTAAAAACGTGGCATTATTTAGTTTTGTAATTCCGATTATTGTGCTAGCTGTACCTATATTTGATACGTTGTTTGCAATTGCAAGAAGAGCATATAATAAGGAAAATATTATGATGCCTGATAATAAGCATATTCATTATCAACTATTGCAGGCTGGGTATAGTCATCGCAAAACAGTGTTAATTATTTATGGTTTTAGTGCATTGTTCGGCACTTTGGCTGTGCTGTTTTCCAATGCAAGTATTACGGTTTCCTTTATTATTACCGTTATTGTGCTTATTTTATTGCATTTATTTGCTGAAATGGCAGGTATTGTAATGGGAGGAAAGCGACCTGTCTTGCGTATGCTTCGTCTATTGGTTACAAGAAAGAAAAAAAATCGTTAA
- the hprK gene encoding HPr(Ser) kinase/phosphatase, with translation MKSVTVKQLAEQFNLEILAGEVELNRPITKPRTHRPGLEFIGYFDFFPMEHVQVLGKKEITYLHQLTHEQRRSRIGNIVKYHPPCFIVTSEQEGLMYLTQFCNQEGIPLLRTKEPTSTFIEKYDAYMIKALAPETAIHAVCVNIFGLGILIRGKSGIGKSEIAHTLIGRGHRLVADDIVVLKKLGPDTLLGTHNQTNKEFLALRSVGLLNVVRIYGQKAFQEETRIALDIHLTEWEKDALNNELELETKTNDYMSVAIPAIEIQLQPGRDVVGLIEAAANNWYLHQQGYSAAEEFIQRLETDIENKETE, from the coding sequence ATGAAATCCGTCACTGTAAAACAATTAGCAGAACAGTTTAATTTAGAGATATTGGCCGGAGAAGTTGAATTGAACCGACCAATCACCAAGCCGAGAACGCATCGTCCGGGGCTTGAATTTATTGGGTACTTTGATTTTTTTCCTATGGAACACGTACAAGTATTAGGGAAAAAAGAAATTACTTATTTACATCAATTGACACATGAGCAGAGAAGATCACGAATTGGCAATATCGTAAAGTATCATCCACCTTGTTTTATTGTAACTTCAGAACAGGAGGGGTTGATGTATTTAACCCAATTTTGTAATCAGGAAGGCATTCCTTTACTTCGGACAAAAGAGCCGACATCAACTTTTATTGAAAAATATGATGCTTACATGATTAAAGCGTTGGCTCCAGAAACAGCCATTCATGCTGTTTGTGTAAATATTTTTGGACTTGGAATTCTCATTCGCGGCAAATCAGGAATTGGCAAAAGTGAAATTGCCCATACACTAATTGGTAGAGGTCATCGGCTAGTCGCAGATGATATCGTTGTGTTAAAGAAGCTAGGTCCGGATACGTTGTTAGGTACACATAACCAAACGAATAAAGAGTTCCTTGCTTTGCGTAGCGTTGGACTTCTTAATGTTGTTCGCATATATGGTCAAAAGGCCTTTCAAGAAGAAACGCGTATCGCGCTTGATATACATTTAACAGAATGGGAAAAGGATGCTTTAAACAACGAATTGGAGCTTGAAACAAAGACGAACGATTATATGAGTGTTGCTATACCGGCGATAGAAATTCAATTACAGCCTGGTCGGGACGTTGTCGGTTTAATTGAAGCTGCGGCAAATAATTGGTACTTACATCAACAAGGTTATAGCGCTGCAGAAGAATTTATTCAGCGATTGGAAACAGATATTGAAAATAAAGAAACGGAATAG
- the erm gene encoding 23S ribosomal RNA methyltransferase Erm: MTKRRKKYKHTKSPIEKFPNFSGQHLLHNKGLLKDIVNIAQISESDLVLELGAGKGAITNVLSNRARKVLAVEYDHKFIRKLKQLEMKNTVIIQQDILKILLPREPFVVVSNIPYAITTPIMKMLLNKPSSGFQRGVIVLEKGTAKRFTSNFVKDPYIIAWRMWFDIRYIKEIPRKNFSPPPRVDSAIITINRKAKPIVPYRDYLIFWGLVDYVLKTPQSSIDLALKGVFTPSQMKHLKRRLGIKNKVSVATLSEQQWGITYEVMVKHVPKFRWPRKKSSIKPFMKS; the protein is encoded by the coding sequence ATGACAAAAAGAAGGAAAAAGTATAAACATACAAAATCTCCCATTGAGAAATTTCCGAACTTTAGCGGGCAACACTTGCTGCATAACAAAGGATTGCTAAAGGATATTGTAAACATTGCTCAGATTTCAGAGAGTGATCTTGTATTAGAATTGGGAGCTGGAAAAGGAGCAATTACTAACGTTTTAAGTAATCGGGCAAGAAAGGTTCTCGCTGTTGAATACGACCATAAGTTTATAAGGAAATTAAAACAACTTGAAATGAAAAACACAGTGATAATCCAACAAGACATATTAAAAATTTTGTTACCCCGAGAGCCTTTTGTGGTTGTTTCGAATATTCCATATGCCATTACAACACCGATTATGAAAATGCTTCTTAATAAACCTTCAAGTGGTTTTCAAAGAGGAGTTATTGTATTGGAAAAAGGAACAGCCAAAAGATTCACGTCAAATTTTGTGAAAGATCCATATATAATTGCTTGGAGAATGTGGTTTGATATTCGGTATATTAAAGAGATTCCAAGAAAGAATTTCTCTCCACCACCAAGAGTTGATTCCGCAATAATTACAATAAACAGAAAAGCTAAACCGATTGTACCTTATAGAGATTATTTAATCTTTTGGGGATTGGTCGATTATGTGCTTAAAACTCCCCAATCATCTATTGATTTAGCATTAAAAGGTGTATTTACACCATCTCAAATGAAGCATTTAAAAAGGAGGCTTGGAATAAAAAATAAGGTTTCAGTTGCGACTTTATCGGAACAGCAATGGGGAATCACTTATGAAGTAATGGTAAAGCATGTTCCAAAATTTAGATGGCCAAGGAAAAAAAGCTCTATTAAACCATTTATGAAGTCTTAA
- the lipA gene encoding lipoyl synthase, giving the protein MSKNTTTLRKPEWLKTKINTNQSYRGLKKLMRENRLNTVCEEARCPNIHECWSERKTATFMILGDTCTRGCRFCAVKTGLPNELDWGEPERVADSVEIMGLKHVVVTAVARDDLTDGGAAVFAETVRAIRRKNPGCTIEILPSDMKGDYESLHTLMDSEPDIFNHNIETVRRLTKRVRARAMYDRSLQLLQRVKEIRPNTPTKSSIMVGLGEEKEEIIQAMDDLLAHQVDIMTIGQYLQPTKKHLAVERYYHPDEFEELKQIALEKGFKHCEAGPLVRSSYHADEQVSKTSAQRRIDYMKGYENQENKQVDFQF; this is encoded by the coding sequence ATGTCTAAAAACACTACAACTTTAAGAAAGCCCGAATGGTTAAAAACAAAAATTAATACGAACCAATCGTATCGTGGTTTGAAAAAGCTTATGCGCGAAAATCGTTTAAACACCGTTTGCGAAGAAGCCCGTTGCCCAAATATTCATGAATGTTGGAGCGAGAGAAAGACAGCAACCTTCATGATTTTAGGAGACACTTGTACGAGGGGATGTCGTTTTTGTGCGGTAAAAACAGGCCTACCGAATGAATTGGATTGGGGAGAGCCAGAGCGTGTAGCAGATTCCGTTGAAATCATGGGGTTAAAGCATGTTGTAGTTACGGCTGTTGCTCGAGATGATTTAACTGATGGTGGGGCAGCTGTTTTTGCAGAAACGGTGCGAGCAATTAGACGGAAAAATCCTGGTTGTACGATTGAAATTCTTCCTTCTGATATGAAAGGCGACTATGAAAGTTTACATACGCTTATGGATAGTGAACCAGATATTTTTAACCATAATATTGAAACGGTGCGAAGGTTAACAAAACGAGTACGTGCGCGAGCGATGTACGATCGGTCACTCCAGCTTTTACAGCGAGTAAAGGAAATTCGACCAAACACGCCAACAAAATCAAGTATCATGGTTGGTTTAGGTGAAGAAAAAGAAGAAATCATTCAAGCGATGGATGATTTACTCGCGCATCAAGTAGATATTATGACAATTGGTCAATATTTACAGCCGACAAAGAAGCATTTAGCAGTTGAACGTTATTATCATCCAGATGAATTTGAAGAATTAAAGCAAATTGCTTTGGAAAAAGGGTTTAAACATTGTGAAGCAGGCCCTTTAGTGCGTTCTTCCTATCATGCCGATGAACAAGTAAGCAAGACCTCTGCACAACGAAGAATTGATTATATGAAAGGGTATGAAAATCAAGAAAACAAGCAAGTTGATTTTCAATTTTAA
- a CDS encoding lipoate--protein ligase family protein, translating into MKERWGFLENVPHDAAINMALDEALLHWHKEGKIPPTLRFYQWRKPTLSVGHFQKIAGKIDLDGIKKHQCQLVRRMTGGSAVLHDDELTYSIVISESHPAIASSIRQAYYDLSKGILEGYKNLGIEAGYAELASKERSNICFERPAFYEMVADGKKLSGNAQTRKKGVLLQHGSIPISMDIDMLFDMFILPSEKLKARKKQAFWNKATTINRILKKSVSYDTVKTAFKKGFSDGLGIELTEFSLTKSQWNEVYQLAEKEYANLPLEGVVSHV; encoded by the coding sequence ATGAAAGAGCGATGGGGATTTTTAGAAAATGTACCTCACGATGCTGCAATTAATATGGCATTAGATGAGGCACTATTGCATTGGCATAAAGAAGGGAAAATACCTCCAACATTACGCTTTTATCAATGGAGGAAACCAACGCTTTCTGTTGGGCACTTCCAAAAGATAGCAGGAAAAATTGATTTAGATGGTATAAAGAAACATCAATGCCAATTAGTTCGCCGAATGACTGGAGGAAGTGCTGTGCTTCATGACGATGAATTGACATACAGCATTGTTATTTCTGAGTCACATCCAGCAATTGCTTCATCTATTCGCCAAGCCTATTATGATTTATCAAAAGGGATTTTGGAAGGATATAAAAACTTAGGCATTGAAGCGGGGTATGCGGAATTAGCTTCGAAAGAAAGAAGCAATATTTGTTTTGAGCGCCCAGCATTTTATGAAATGGTAGCAGATGGTAAAAAACTGTCAGGGAATGCGCAAACGAGAAAAAAAGGCGTACTGCTTCAGCATGGATCTATTCCTATTTCGATGGATATAGACATGTTGTTTGATATGTTTATTTTACCAAGCGAAAAATTAAAAGCGCGAAAGAAACAAGCTTTTTGGAACAAGGCGACAACGATAAATCGAATTTTAAAGAAAAGTGTATCCTATGACACTGTAAAAACCGCATTTAAAAAAGGTTTTTCAGATGGACTGGGTATTGAACTAACCGAATTTTCATTAACAAAAAGCCAGTGGAATGAAGTGTATCAGTTAGCTGAAAAAGAGTATGCCAATTTACCATTAGAAGGAGTGGTTTCACATGTCTAA
- a CDS encoding MurR/RpiR family transcriptional regulator, whose translation MNSILDEVLLKYQTLSKTEKKVADYVINNSQHMLNIHIKDLASRIQVSVATITRFCKKVGVSNFVEFKILLRDAVEQTVESDEVIDIVAQVYHSVIKSTHSVATMNDYERVSNWIQEANRIHIYGIGSSGLSAEELKIRLTRMGYSVDTHTDSHAMVINASILTKSDVVIAISSSGQTKEVIDSVHIAKSKGAKIVSITNFSETNLAHQSDVILYTTSIQHYQAKGFMNSQLSILICLDILSMMLLTDEQAHATYNQTLAKLEEYKKI comes from the coding sequence ATGAACTCGATTCTCGATGAAGTTCTGTTAAAATATCAAACCTTAAGTAAAACGGAAAAAAAAGTAGCTGATTATGTCATTAATAATAGTCAACATATGTTAAATATACATATTAAAGATTTAGCAAGTCGTATCCAAGTTTCGGTAGCTACAATTACTCGTTTTTGCAAAAAAGTAGGCGTAAGTAACTTTGTAGAATTTAAAATATTATTACGAGATGCAGTCGAACAGACAGTGGAGTCGGATGAAGTAATAGACATAGTGGCTCAAGTTTATCATTCTGTCATTAAATCCACACATTCGGTAGCAACCATGAATGATTATGAACGTGTGTCCAACTGGATACAGGAGGCAAATCGAATTCATATTTACGGTATTGGCAGTTCAGGCTTATCTGCTGAGGAACTAAAAATAAGATTAACTCGAATGGGGTATAGTGTAGATACACATACAGACTCGCATGCAATGGTTATTAATGCCTCGATTCTTACAAAAAGTGATGTCGTTATTGCGATATCTTCTTCTGGTCAAACGAAAGAAGTGATCGATAGTGTGCACATCGCCAAATCAAAAGGAGCAAAAATTGTCTCTATTACAAATTTTTCCGAAACAAATTTAGCACATCAATCTGATGTGATTCTATACACTACAAGTATTCAGCACTATCAAGCAAAAGGTTTTATGAACAGTCAATTATCTATTCTAATTTGTTTAGACATTCTTAGTATGATGCTTTTAACAGATGAACAGGCACATGCTACTTATAATCAGACCCTAGCTAAATTAGAAGAATACAAAAAAATATAG